A portion of the Segatella copri DSM 18205 genome contains these proteins:
- a CDS encoding putative porin, which translates to MKKKKIIFSSLLFCAATLPVAAQNDFNYNEDSQFRPQTNRKVNTDSLGSDKEIPKGIRVWTVDERFGDTKAAVVDTLQHMYMNTTFTEGLRGEYNTLGNMGTARLNRIFIDRRNTQGNFIFTEPYDYIVNPVSDFHFTNTYSPITNITLNSCGDKVTGEDDFKAIFAVNANKRLGAGFRFDYKYGRGYYNAQSTSHFKYTMWASYLGDRYQAHLLFSTNHEKMTENGGITNDDYIKHPEIYTESFATNEIPTVLEQNWNRLDNQHIFFTHRYNVGFSRKVKMTEEEIKAKKFAMASKKENAEEEAKEEARKKAKEQGKKFDEKAYDKQQGAKFSGRPDGARIAGDEPAKGAAAKDIRNDSTRIAVNGKAAADSLLAIQKKNAEDSLFYKSEYVPVTSFIHTVKFDNYRRIYEAYQTPADYYLNEYYDAGRLTGDSIYDQTKHWHMKNTFAIAMLEGFNKWAKAGLKAFASYDLRHYELPTMEGGFEKYNEHALSVGGQLSKQEGKTLHYNAVAEIGLTGVDAGTLAIDGNVDVNIPFLGDTLQVRGDAFFHRETPSFYYRNYHARHLWWENDLDKTIHTRIMGTLSFPKTRTKLRVAVDEIKNYTYFSQSYDITEEGLRTGVMVTPMQESGGINLLTAQLEQNFRLGILNWENQFTYQHSSKESVLPVPAFNAYTNLYIKFKVVKVLNVDLGADMRYFTSYEAPDYSPYMGQYTVQGNGENNVKIGNYPIVNVYANVHIKHTRFFVMMSHINAGQGDKNYFFAPHYPMNERVFRIGVSWNFFN; encoded by the coding sequence ATGAAGAAGAAGAAAATTATATTCTCATCACTCCTATTTTGTGCTGCAACCCTCCCGGTTGCGGCACAAAACGATTTTAACTATAACGAAGATTCGCAGTTCCGTCCTCAAACCAACCGCAAGGTGAACACCGATTCACTGGGCTCAGACAAAGAGATTCCGAAGGGCATCAGGGTATGGACTGTAGACGAACGCTTCGGCGACACAAAGGCTGCGGTAGTAGACACTTTGCAGCACATGTATATGAACACAACCTTCACGGAAGGACTGAGAGGCGAATACAACACCCTCGGAAACATGGGTACTGCCCGACTGAACCGAATCTTCATCGACCGCCGCAACACGCAGGGCAACTTCATCTTTACAGAGCCCTACGATTATATCGTAAATCCGGTAAGTGACTTCCACTTCACCAACACCTACTCACCCATCACGAACATAACCCTGAACAGCTGCGGCGACAAGGTGACGGGAGAAGACGACTTCAAGGCCATATTTGCAGTAAATGCCAACAAAAGGCTAGGCGCCGGTTTCAGATTCGACTACAAGTATGGCAGAGGATATTATAACGCCCAGAGTACCAGCCACTTTAAATACACCATGTGGGCATCTTATCTGGGCGACCGCTATCAGGCACATCTCCTCTTCAGTACCAATCATGAGAAGATGACCGAGAACGGCGGTATTACCAACGATGATTACATCAAACATCCGGAAATCTACACCGAATCGTTTGCCACCAATGAAATTCCTACCGTTCTGGAACAGAACTGGAACCGACTGGACAACCAGCACATCTTCTTTACCCACCGCTACAACGTAGGTTTCAGCCGAAAGGTAAAGATGACCGAAGAAGAAATCAAGGCAAAGAAATTTGCCATGGCTTCGAAAAAGGAAAATGCTGAAGAGGAAGCGAAGGAAGAAGCCAGAAAGAAAGCCAAGGAACAAGGCAAGAAATTTGATGAGAAAGCCTACGACAAACAGCAGGGAGCTAAATTCAGCGGCCGTCCTGACGGAGCCAGGATTGCAGGCGATGAACCGGCTAAAGGCGCAGCCGCAAAGGACATCAGGAACGACAGTACCCGAATCGCAGTAAACGGAAAAGCTGCTGCCGACAGTCTGCTGGCCATCCAGAAGAAAAATGCCGAAGACTCGCTTTTCTACAAGAGCGAATATGTTCCGGTAACGAGCTTCATCCATACGGTAAAGTTTGACAACTATCGCCGTATTTACGAAGCTTATCAGACCCCAGCCGACTATTATCTGAATGAATATTATGATGCAGGCAGGCTGACCGGCGACTCCATCTACGACCAGACCAAGCACTGGCACATGAAGAATACCTTCGCCATTGCCATGCTTGAAGGTTTTAATAAATGGGCAAAGGCAGGCTTGAAGGCTTTCGCCAGCTACGACCTCCGTCACTATGAACTGCCAACCATGGAAGGTGGTTTCGAAAAATACAACGAGCATGCGCTGAGCGTAGGCGGACAGCTGAGCAAGCAGGAAGGCAAGACACTCCACTACAATGCCGTAGCAGAAATAGGACTGACGGGTGTTGACGCTGGAACCCTTGCCATAGATGGTAATGTAGACGTGAACATCCCATTCCTGGGCGACACGCTTCAGGTAAGAGGCGATGCTTTCTTCCATAGAGAAACCCCATCGTTCTATTACCGCAACTATCACGCCCGCCATCTGTGGTGGGAGAATGATCTCGACAAGACCATCCATACCCGCATCATGGGTACGCTCTCCTTCCCTAAGACACGCACCAAGCTGAGAGTGGCTGTAGATGAAATCAAGAACTACACCTACTTCTCGCAGAGCTATGACATTACAGAAGAAGGTTTGCGAACAGGAGTCATGGTTACACCGATGCAGGAAAGCGGAGGAATCAACCTGCTGACAGCACAATTGGAGCAGAACTTCAGACTGGGCATTCTGAACTGGGAAAACCAGTTTACCTACCAGCATTCGAGCAAGGAAAGTGTTCTGCCAGTACCAGCCTTCAATGCCTACACCAATCTCTACATCAAGTTCAAGGTAGTAAAGGTGCTGAACGTAGACTTGGGTGCTGACATGCGCTACTTTACAAGCTATGAAGCTCCCGACTATTCACCTTATATGGGACAGTATACGGTACAGGGCAACGGCGAGAACAACGTAAAGATAGGCAACTATCCTATCGTCAATGTTTACGCCAACGTTCATATCAAGCACACCCGTTTCTTCGTAATGATGAGCCACATCAATGCAGGACAGGGCGACAAGAACTACTTCTTCGCTCCTCATTATCCGATGAACGAGAGAGTGTTCCGCATAGGAGTAAGTTGGAACTTCTTCAATTAA
- the trxB gene encoding thioredoxin-disulfide reductase, whose product MEKIKTLIIGSGPAGYTAAIYAGRANLQPVLYSGMQPGGQLTITTEVENFPGYPNGVDGTQMMMDMKEQAARFGAEMRDGSIVKADFSSHPFHLTDERDNEIEAETVIIATGASAKYLGLADEEKYRGQGVSACATCDGFFYRKRTVAVVGGGDTACEEAMYLSGLAKKVYMIVRKPYLRASEIMQQRVKNKENIEILFETNTLGLFGENGVEGAHLVRHKGEANEEKFDISIDGFFLAIGHKPNTDLFKGQIDLDEQGFIKVVPGTATTNIPGVFAAGDVADPIYRQGVVAAGSGAKAAIEADRFLQQQ is encoded by the coding sequence ATGGAAAAGATAAAGACATTAATTATAGGTAGCGGTCCTGCAGGATATACGGCTGCCATTTATGCCGGCAGAGCCAATCTGCAGCCAGTACTCTATTCAGGTATGCAACCGGGCGGACAGCTCACCATCACCACAGAGGTAGAAAACTTTCCGGGCTATCCTAACGGCGTAGACGGAACACAGATGATGATGGACATGAAAGAACAGGCAGCCCGATTCGGAGCCGAAATGAGAGACGGAAGCATCGTGAAGGCAGATTTCAGTTCACACCCATTTCATCTTACAGATGAGCGCGACAACGAGATTGAGGCAGAAACCGTGATCATCGCTACAGGTGCATCTGCCAAATATCTGGGTCTTGCCGATGAAGAGAAATATCGCGGACAGGGCGTTTCTGCCTGCGCTACCTGTGACGGATTCTTCTACCGCAAGCGCACCGTAGCTGTAGTGGGCGGTGGCGATACTGCCTGCGAAGAGGCTATGTATCTATCCGGACTTGCCAAGAAGGTTTACATGATTGTGCGCAAGCCTTATCTCCGTGCTTCAGAAATCATGCAGCAGCGTGTAAAGAACAAGGAGAACATCGAGATTCTGTTCGAAACCAATACGCTGGGGCTCTTCGGCGAGAACGGTGTAGAAGGTGCTCATCTCGTGCGCCACAAGGGCGAAGCCAACGAAGAGAAGTTTGACATCAGCATCGACGGATTCTTCCTGGCTATCGGACATAAGCCTAACACCGACCTCTTCAAGGGACAGATAGATCTCGACGAGCAGGGCTTTATCAAGGTTGTGCCAGGTACTGCCACCACCAACATTCCGGGTGTTTTCGCAGCAGGCGATGTGGCCGACCCAATCTACCGCCAGGGTGTTGTTGCCGCAGGCTCGGGAGCCAAGGCTGCCATCGAGGCCGACAGATTCCTGCAGCAACAGTAA
- a CDS encoding DUF4468 domain-containing protein produces the protein MKKFIIPIFMLLPLMTAEAQTVLTEEQQLEQAQKQLEAAKKALEVAKIKAQAAKLKAQADSINAASAKEPTTSTTGWAIPVAVAAKPKEAAKPANKLANGTTAKVDMKYLAGAITYNDENKIEFTLDTDANGKTAKQIYDIVLKYMSELTQNEQNIASRVALVNDTEHVIANTMDEWLVFSQSFISLDRTEFKYQLIARISDNHLNLSLCRIIYNYEEGRSTGFKEPAEEVISDKIALNKKQNDLAKIFGKFRRCTIDRKDQIFAELTALVKQ, from the coding sequence ATGAAAAAATTCATCATCCCCATATTTATGCTCCTCCCGCTGATGACTGCAGAAGCCCAAACCGTGCTGACTGAAGAGCAGCAGCTGGAACAGGCACAGAAACAGCTGGAAGCTGCCAAGAAGGCACTGGAAGTGGCTAAGATTAAAGCACAGGCTGCCAAACTGAAGGCTCAGGCCGACAGCATCAACGCTGCAAGCGCCAAGGAGCCAACTACATCAACCACGGGATGGGCGATTCCTGTTGCCGTAGCCGCTAAGCCAAAGGAGGCTGCCAAGCCTGCCAACAAGCTGGCAAATGGCACAACAGCCAAAGTGGACATGAAATATCTGGCAGGCGCCATCACATATAATGATGAAAACAAGATAGAATTCACACTCGATACGGATGCTAACGGAAAAACTGCCAAGCAGATTTACGACATCGTATTAAAATACATGAGTGAACTGACACAGAACGAGCAGAACATAGCAAGCCGGGTAGCACTGGTAAACGATACTGAACACGTCATCGCCAACACGATGGACGAATGGCTCGTCTTCAGCCAGTCATTCATCTCGCTCGACCGCACGGAATTCAAATACCAGCTGATAGCCAGGATTTCAGACAATCATCTGAATCTCTCGCTCTGCCGCATCATCTACAACTACGAGGAAGGAAGAAGCACCGGTTTCAAGGAACCTGCAGAAGAGGTAATCAGCGACAAGATTGCGCTCAACAAGAAGCAGAACGACCTGGCTAAGATCTTCGGAAAGTTCCGCAGATGCACCATCGACCGCAAGGACCAGATATTCGCAGAGTTAACTGCATTAGTAAAACAATAA